The Humulus lupulus chromosome 4, drHumLupu1.1, whole genome shotgun sequence genome has a window encoding:
- the LOC133831400 gene encoding putative pentatricopeptide repeat-containing protein At5g52630, protein MLAVRADGQSYKHISELLLSLTRSRSLPKGLQLHAQIIKLGLQTIPLVSHNLINFYSKTQFPIYSCRVFDEAPNKSATTWSSVIASLAQNELPSLAIDFFRRMLENGVRPDDHIYPSATKSSAILGRCDIGQGIHGLVVKTGFEFDVFVGSSMVDMYAKCGEIKYARKLFDEMPDKNVVSWSGMISGYVLMGEDEEALRLFKQALVENLDVNDFTFSSVVRVCGNSTLLELGRQIHGLCFKTSYDSSSFVGSSLVSLYSRCGVIEGACRVFNEIPAKNLGLWNAMLIACAQHAQPDKAFELFGEMKSVGIKPNFISFLCLLYACSHSGMVEKGKYYFEMMKDYGIEPAAQHYASMVDLLGRAGKLQEAVSMVKDMPIPPTESILGALLTGCRIHGDAELAAFVAEKITELGCNVGSGLLVLLSNAYAAAGKWEEAARARKLLRDQGLKKETGLSWVEDGNQVHTFASGDRTHMRTKEIYQKLDELGEEMERAGYVADTSFVLKRVDGEEKNQTIRYHSERLAIAFGFITFPPERPIRIMKNLRVCGDCHTAIKFMSKCSGRVIIVRDNNRFHRFEDGICTCRDYW, encoded by the coding sequence ATGCTCGCAGTCAGAGCTGATGGACAGAGCTACAAGCACATATCGGAGCTTCTTCTCTCTCTAACTCGCTCGAGGTCACTCCCAAAGGGTCTTCAGCTCCATGCCCAGATCATCAAATTGGGTCTTCAGACCATTCCTCTCGTATCCCACAACCTCATCAACTTCTACTCCAAAACCCAGTTCCCCATTTACTCTTGCCGGGTTTTCGACGAAGCCCCGAACAAGTCCGCCACAACTTGGAGCTCCGTCATTGCCTCGCTTGCCCAGAATGAGCTTCCCTCGCTTGCCATTGACTTCTTTCGGCGAATGCTTGAAAATGGGGTTCGACCTGATGATCATATATACCCGAGTGCGACTAAGTCAAGCGCCATTTTGGGTAGGTGTGATATCGGGCAGGGTATTCATGGACTTGTCGTGAAGACTGGTTTTGAGTTTGATGTGTTTGTTGGTAGCTCCATGGTTGATATGTATGCTAAGTGTGGAGAAATAAAATATGCCCGGAAATTATTTGACGAAATGCCTGACAAGAATGTGGTTTCTTGGAGTGGAATGATATCTGGGTATGTTTTAATGGGTGAAGATGAGGAGGCTTTGAGGCTGTTTAAACAAGCTTTGGTTGAGAATTTGGACGTTAATGATTTCACATTTTCTAGTGTGGTCCGGGTTTGTGGCAACTCGACTCTACTGGAGTTGGGAAGGCAGATACATGGTTTGTGCTTCAAAACCAGTTATGATTCTTCAAGTTTTGTTGGAAGTTCTTTGGTTTCTCTCTATTCCAGGTGTGGGGTTATTGAAGGCGCTTGCCGGGTTTTTAATGAGATACCTGCTAAGAATCTTGGTTTATGGAATGCTATGCTTATAGCCTGTGCTCAGCACGCACAGCCAGACAAAGCTTTTGAACTGTTTGGAGAAATGAAAAGTGTGGGAATAAAGCCAAATTTCATTTCCTTTTTGTGCCTGCTCTATGCTTGTAGTCATTCCGGGATGGTTGAGAAGGGAAAGTACTACTTTGAGATGATGAAGGACTATGGGATTGAGCCAGCAGCGCAGCACTATGCTTCTATGGTTGACTTGCTAGGCCGAGCAGGAaaacttcaagaagcagtttcaATGGTAAAAGACATGCCGATACCACCAACAGAATCCATTCTGGGGGCTTTACTGACTGGATGTAGAATCCATGGTGATGCTGAATTGGCAGCCTTTGTCGCTGAGAAAATCACCGAACTTGGCTGCAACGTAGGCTCGGGCCTTCTTGTACTTTTATCGAATGCTTATGCTGCTGCTGGAAAATGGGAGGAAGCAGCCAGAGCAAGGAAGTTGTTAAGAGATCAAGGATTGAAAAAAGAAACCGGTTTGAGCTGGGTTGAAGATGGAAACCAAGTTCACACATTTGCTTCCGGTGACAGAACTCATATGAGAACCAAAGAGATCTACCAAAAGCTTGATGAGTTAGGAGAAGAAATGGAGAGAGCAGGGTATGTTGCAGACACTAGTTTCGTGCTGAAAAGGGTTGATGGTGAAGAGAAGAATCAGACAATTCGTTATCACAGCGAAAGATTAGCCATAGCTTTTGGATTCATTACCTTCCCACCTGAAAGACCTATAAGAATAATGAAAAACTTGCGTGTTTGTGGTGATTGTCACACTGCAATAAAGTTTATGTCCAAGTGTTCAGGAAGAGTTATCATTGTGAGAGACAACAATCGATTCCACAGATTTGAGGATGGAATATGTACTTGTCGAGATTATTGGTGA